A single genomic interval of Lathyrus oleraceus cultivar Zhongwan6 chromosome 7, CAAS_Psat_ZW6_1.0, whole genome shotgun sequence harbors:
- the LOC127102102 gene encoding secreted RxLR effector protein 161-like, whose amino-acid sequence MESCNPASTPMEPGTKLSKFDGGERVEAGKYRSLVGSLRYLTCTRPDISLSVGIVSRFMEEPVYTHWKALKRILRYIQGTVSLGMFYSNSDKYKLVGYSDSDWCRDIDDRKSTSGYVFFMGNTAFTWLSKKQPIVTLSTCEAEYVAAS is encoded by the coding sequence ATGGAAAGCTGTAATCCGGCTTCGACGCCAATGGAACCAGGAACAAAGTTGTCGAAATTTGATGGAGGAGAACGTGTCGAAGCAGGAAAATATCGAAGTTTGGTAGGAAGTCTTCGCTATCTCACATGTACAAGACCAGACATCTCATTGAGTGTAGGCATTGTAAGTCGATTCATGGAGGAGCCAGTTTACACACATTGGAAAGCATTGAAGCGAATTCTGAGGTACATCCAAGGAACAGTGTCACTTGGGATGTTCTACTCGAATTCAGACAAATACAAGTTGGTTGGTTACTCTGACAGTGATTGGTGCAGAGACATAGACGatcgaaaaagcacttctggataTGTGTTTTTCATGGGAAATACTGCATTTACTTGGCTTTCTAAAAAGCAGCCAATAGTAACACTTTCGACATGTGAAGCAGAATATGTAGCAGCATCCTAG